GCCAATGTCACCTGGCAGCGCCAGGACGTCGACTACCACGCGACGCCGAGCATGAGCGCATGGACGTTGGGCCTTTCTGCGCCCGTCGGCAAAGCCGATGTGGCGCGCATGGCACTGGTCAAGCGCGACATCGAATTCGGCGACAAGGATGCTATCGGGATCATGCTCGGCTACGACCACTTCCTGAAGAAGAACTGGGCCATCTACGGGCGGGTCGCCCTGATCGAGAACCGCCCCCAATCCGCCATCAGCTATGCGGGAATCCCCCTCGAGCAAACTGGCGACGACCCCAGCAACCTGGCCGTCGGCATGTACTACCACTTCTAGTAAGCCGGCTCTGCCGATGACTCAGCGGCCAGCTTGGATTTGAGACCGTAAAACAGATCTCTCGCCGGCGACGTCAGCGAATGGCGGTCAACGCACACCAGATAAATCGGGTATTCCGGGATGACCTCCTCGACTTCAACGAGGACCAGTTCCGGTACCCGTCCCGGTGGCAGTGCGCTGCCTAGCGCAAGATTGCTCAGCGTCATGAACGCGTCGGCATTCTCGACCAGGCGCAAGGCCAGAAACAGCGAGGCGCACTCGATGACCTTCTGCGGCGGATGAATATCGTTGACCTCAAACATTTGGTAGAACTGCGACGATTGGTCGTCTACCTCGTCCAGGCTGATCCAGTTGGCGTACTGTAATTGCCGCAACGAGGGCGAATGCCGCATCGGGTTGTTCGGACTACATACCACCGTGCCCTTGATCCGGTGGAGAGCTTCCCAATCGAGATTCAGACGTTGAGTGTTTTGTTGAGACGTCAGGGCAAAGTCCAGGCTCCCGTCGCGCAAACGCTGGACGATATGGCTGGGGCGCAGCTCGATGAGTTTGATCCGCACCCGGGGGTTTTTCGCCTGGTAGTCACTGATGCACTTCTCAAAACCCGGCAGCATGGCTGTCAGTGAAGTGACGCCGACAGCGACCTCTCCCACGGCCATGTCGTGGATATTATCGGCCTCGATCTGCAGGCGCCGCATACTCTCGACCGCCATGTGGGCATGACGGATGATCCGCCGTCCTTCATCAGTCAACGACATGCCTTTGTAGGAACGCTGCAGCAGGGTCAGGCCCAACTCGCGCTCCAGATCTTTGATGGAACGGCTCAACGCAGGCTGGGTGACATGCAGCATCTGCGAGGCTTCATTGATGCTGCCGCACTGGTTGATCGCGACCAAGGCTCTGATTTGATGGAATTTCACGGTGTCCGACTCGCTTTTTATTTGGCGCCAACCATAAAGCAAGATGCCGGCCATTCACCACTTGTTGATTCAAGCTGTCGACTCAATCACGGAGCAATAGTCTTCAAGCCCCTCATTTATTTCGAGGTTCATGCGTCAGCGGGGTGCTAGCTGTTGACGGTCGGCACTTGCAAATGCAGACGACTGTGCAAATCAGCCAACGTGGCTGACCTCGGCCGGGCTCAAACCGCTGAGCAGACGAGACTTATGCACCCCAAAGCCACAGGGCTGTGGTGCCGAGCAGAGTCAGCGCAATAGTCCCATCGACGAGAGCACACTAAAGACCTTTAAAAACCATCCGCGTCGTTCAATCACTGGACGGTGAGAGAGCCAAACAAACTGAATGCATGTTTGTCGCGGTATTCTTTCGGCGTCATTGACAGCCTTTCTTTGAACAGCCTCGTCATGTGGCTTTGGTCGGCAAAACCGCAATCCATCGCAACG
The sequence above is drawn from the Pseudomonas sp. FP2196 genome and encodes:
- a CDS encoding LysR family transcriptional regulator, which encodes MKFHQIRALVAINQCGSINEASQMLHVTQPALSRSIKDLERELGLTLLQRSYKGMSLTDEGRRIIRHAHMAVESMRRLQIEADNIHDMAVGEVAVGVTSLTAMLPGFEKCISDYQAKNPRVRIKLIELRPSHIVQRLRDGSLDFALTSQQNTQRLNLDWEALHRIKGTVVCSPNNPMRHSPSLRQLQYANWISLDEVDDQSSQFYQMFEVNDIHPPQKVIECASLFLALRLVENADAFMTLSNLALGSALPPGRVPELVLVEVEEVIPEYPIYLVCVDRHSLTSPARDLFYGLKSKLAAESSAEPAY